The following coding sequences lie in one Xanthomonas hortorum pv. pelargonii genomic window:
- a CDS encoding NADH-quinone oxidoreductase subunit A: MLAEYLPSLLFLIVATGIGITLMLIGRFLGPRSPDARKLSPYECGFEAFEDARMKFDVRYYLIAIQFIVFDLEIIFIVPWTQVFMEIGARSLVTMGLFVGMLFLGFIYVWKKGALEWE, from the coding sequence GTGCTGGCCGAATATTTGCCGAGTCTGCTGTTTCTGATCGTCGCCACCGGTATCGGCATCACATTGATGTTGATCGGCCGGTTCCTCGGTCCGCGTAGCCCCGATGCACGCAAGCTCTCGCCGTACGAGTGTGGCTTCGAGGCATTCGAAGACGCGCGCATGAAGTTCGACGTGCGCTACTACCTGATCGCGATCCAGTTCATCGTGTTCGATCTGGAAATCATCTTCATCGTGCCGTGGACGCAGGTGTTCATGGAGATCGGCGCACGTTCGTTGGTCACCATGGGGCTGTTCGTCGGCATGTTGTTCCTCGGTTTTATCTACGTCTGGAAGAAGGGAGCGTTGGAATGGGAGTGA